The DNA segment GCTGGTTGTCTTGTGCTGGCAGCGTGTGCTGGTCTGATGCGGCTGACCCCTGGCCATGCGCAAGCGCGGCAGTTGATGCAGCGAGGTCAATGGGATTCTGCACGGGTGCTACTCGAGCGTGAAGTTGCACGGAATCCTCAGAATTACGAGGCTTGGTACGATCTCGGCTCGGTGCGGAAAGAGCTCGGCGACGTCGAAGGTATGATCAAAGCCTATCAGACAGCCGAACCTGGGCTGAGCGAGGACCGTCGCCGTGCGCTCCCGCAGATTTACTACGTTGCGTGGGCGGAGCTGTATAACACTACCGTTGAACTCTATAACCGGATCGCCGAGAGCCGAGATACCGCCGAGCTCGAGCATGCATTCGAGACAGTCAGCAAAGCGATTCGCGTGCGTCCAGATGCTCCGGAGAACTATGACCTCGAGGGTCGGCTCTTCGAGTTGCGCGGCGACACAACACGTGCGCTCCAATCTTACCAGCGGTACATCACATTGCTCGATCCGTCGGTGCAGTTGGCTCGCCGTACTGGATTAGCGCTTGGCATCTCGCGGGATAAAGTCATCGACATCTTCGGCGCACCCCAAGCCAGTAGGCCCAGCCGCACTACGACTGGTGATTCGATGATCGTGGACCGCTTTGCACGTGGTGCGGACACCATCTATATCTCCAGTTACGCGAAAGCACAGCAAGGATACCGTGTCGAAGGGTGGCGCGTCAATCCTCCTGCGGCTTGGTCTGCCGATGAGCGCTTCCGCTACGCGCCACTATCGCTTGGACCATATATCCAGACGGCAACGATCTACTACAACCGCCGAGACTTCGACAAGGCACTCCAAGCACTTGAGCCGCTTGCAACGCTTACCCCAACGGACGAAACCGTGCAGAATTTCCGCATCCAGATCTATCGCGATCAAGGACGGCTCCAGGATGCACTCCGCGAACTTACCGAACGTGCCGAGCGCGATCCGACGAACAAACAGACGCTCGCAAGCCTCGGACTGGTCTACCTCCAAATGGAACGATACGATGATGCCATCGCGGAGTACGAAAAAGTCCTCCAGCTCGACCCAACCTACGACGTCGCTCTCTTCAACGCGGCGGCAGCACTCAAGAATCGTGCTGCACAACTTCAGAAGGAAGAGCGCGAGCGGAAGGAACGCGATCCGAAGTACAAGGAAAACGAGCAGCGGTACTTCCCACTGCTGGTAAAAGCGGCAGAGTATTTCGATCGCTATCGCCAGCTCCCGGAGCATCGCAATGACCTAACCGCACTCGAGCATATCGTCAACATTTACGAAACGACGCGCAATAAAGATCGGCTCCGCCAGATCGTCGCTGAGTTGGAAGCGATGGAGCCGCAGTACAGCAACGATGCTCGCTATTGGGAACTGCTCGGTGGCTACTACGCCCGCAATAACCAAGTGGACAAAGCCGAGCGCGCCTACAAGCGGGCAGACCAAGTGCGCCGCCGCAATTGACAATGGAATTGCATGGCAAACGTTCATGCATTCCTACCATATCACCATCCAGACAGCGAACATATGCCACAGCATCAGGATCAGCCCATGCCGCAGCAAATCAACATCGAGCTGGGCGAAAAAGAAGCCGAAGGAATCTACTCGAACTTAGCAATCATCTCGCATTCACCGGCGGAGTTCGTCATTGACTTTCACGCGGCTGTTGCCGGGTGTGCCGAAAGCGCGTGTCCACGCGCGAATCATCATGACGCCCCAGCATGCAAAGCTCTTGCTTGCAGCGCTGAGCGAGAACATCTCGCGCTATGAGCAACAGTACGGCGAGATCATCGTTGCTGACCCTGGGATGATGACTCCTCCCGAAGGGCACAAGTATCACTGATTCCCCACAAGGAGTGCTGCGAGAGTGCCTGCAGCACGCTCGGTTGCATCGGGCACTCCGAGGGAA comes from the Armatimonadota bacterium genome and includes:
- a CDS encoding hypothetical protein (possible pseudo, frameshifted); its protein translation is MTFTRLLPGVPKARVHARIIMTPQHAKLLLAALSENISRYEQQYGEIIVADPGMMTPPEGHKYH